From the Methylocystis sp. IM3 genome, one window contains:
- a CDS encoding alpha/beta hydrolase → MTSVSYRGYGGSSGSPTEFGLMRDDEAAYREIRERGYPSDRIVLMGESLGTAVATAVASVHDAAALVLDSPYSSVADVAATHYWMFPAPWLLLDRYRADLAIRHVHLPLLVIHGDDDWIVPRKLSQRLFNLANEPKTFISVSGAGHVVLGAPGVFQRVRVWIDAWTGVKRDNS, encoded by the coding sequence ATGACCTCCGTCTCTTATCGCGGCTATGGCGGCTCTAGCGGTTCGCCAACAGAATTCGGTCTGATGCGCGATGACGAGGCCGCATATCGGGAGATCCGCGAGCGAGGGTATCCAAGCGATCGCATCGTTCTGATGGGAGAATCGCTTGGGACAGCCGTGGCTACAGCTGTGGCGAGCGTTCATGACGCAGCCGCCCTTGTTTTGGATTCGCCTTACTCGTCGGTCGCGGACGTCGCCGCGACCCATTATTGGATGTTTCCCGCACCGTGGCTGCTGCTCGATCGATACCGCGCTGATCTTGCGATTCGTCACGTTCATCTGCCGCTACTTGTCATCCACGGAGATGATGATTGGATAGTTCCGAGAAAATTATCGCAACGGCTGTTCAATCTCGCCAACGAACCCAAGACCTTCATCTCGGTATCCGGCGCCGGACACGTCGTGTTGGGGGCGCCCGGCGTTTTTCAGCGTGTTCGTGTGTG